A section of the Humulus lupulus chromosome 2, drHumLupu1.1, whole genome shotgun sequence genome encodes:
- the LOC133816670 gene encoding classical arabinogalactan protein 26-like: MIFIIIIIRMASSFWFHLVLIMAIFSVSPMLSHSSQLSSQPSTLLPSPPSFPSNQPSSFQQLSPDITPLLPSPGGILPTPTVSSVPTIPSNPSPPNPDELAATAAGPAFSPFGPMPVSTAGATATFAWPPSLAAFSGFAACVWLYATPLDVIF; encoded by the coding sequence AtgatcttcatcatcatcatcattagaaTGGCCTCCTCTTTTTGGTTCCATTTAGTACTAATCATGGCCATATTCTCAGTCTCTCCTATGCTTTCTCATTCTTCTCAGCTCAGTTCTCAACCCTCTACActtcttccttctcctccctcATTCCCCTCAAACCAACCTTCTTCTTTCCAACAACTGTCCCCAGATATCACCCCACTTCTGCCTTCCCCTGGTGGAATTTTGCCTACTCCAACTGTGTCATCTGTTCCCACCATTCCCTCCAATCCAAGCCCTCCAAATCCTGATGAGTTGGCCGCCACCGCTGCCGGCCCTGCCTTCTCGCCATTCGGACCAATGCCGGTCTCTACAGCAGGAGCAACAGCTACCTTTGCTTGGCCTCCAAGCTTGGCTGCTTTTTCAGGCTTTGCAGCATGTGTATGGCTTTATGCAACTCCTTTGGATGTAATTTTCTAA
- the LOC133819356 gene encoding serine/threonine-protein kinase RUNKEL → MNHYHVYEAIGHGKCSTVYKGRKKKTIEYYAIKSVDKSQKNKVLQEVRILHSLDHQNVLKFYSWYETSAHLWLVLEYCVGGDLRALLQQDGQLPENSIHDFAHDLVKALQYLHSKGTIYCDLKPSNILMDENGRTKLCDFGLARRLNEISKIPSSSLPQAKRGTPSYMAPELFEDGGVHSYASDFWALGCVLYECYTGRPPFVGREFTELVKSILSDPPPPLPGSPSRPFVNLINCLLVKDPAERIQWSELCGHAFWRSKLTPVPLPSQPAFDNMIELSEKPSLTERNGDKPHQNRTPPKSREKNVKGALKQDENSILASKGSETPVKNAPGSRRIQTKGSGRVLEEKPKNISGAARGVNLLRLSRIAKLNLRRENEKENYRRPMCTTTENDSEVKIENIDMELDFNENTEDDGHDEVDGTDNQSCTPEDKLTTENQYQEKVEEIENTQQSDVPTPDEPKTLEHESSQDHIEVAATPPPTYSPQLKNQRIKEAAGSVLESDSTKSSDKLSQALWHPSDLSVRPVMPSRKSDKVLEVLPSLPFEALQTSEFVKISKESLDAFNNKIIAILHGNNSIMEKQNVIRYLEMLSSNADAANLLTNGPIMLMLVKMLRQSKISTLRIQLASLIGLLIRHSTFIEDSLANSGILGSLTDGLRDKQEKVRRFSMAALGELLFYISTQNEHTKDKCPLESPSKDNRSSSGWQVPNSLISLVSSILRKGEDDMTQLYALRTIENVFSQGAYWVSRFNSQDVINNLCYIYRAAGKQESVRLTAGSCLVRLVCFSPQSIQSVVDKLSFKDMATALVKGSLREQQIGLNLLNMAMNGSQMFTNGRYLLPLAEDKNLVPGLLSLIEQGSEVLKGKALVFVALLCKNGRRWLPQFFCNARLLSVVDRLAKEKDRYVQQCLEAFINVVASTISGLLDIITGEIQQIMGGRRHGHTGNLSSRAASKNNIQLLPVVLHLLESSSFKRKVVNPQVLQQLANLIKLAESPFQGRDDFQISLLRILESISEESPVIVESPDIFIREILPSLAVLYKGNKDGDARFLCLKILFDVMINLLNENFVEHRSKDLELISSKHFLPLYPSLIEDEDPIPMYAQKLLVMLIEFNIIKIPDILHLKTVSQCFEFLLGDLSSANDSNVKLCLALASAPEMESKLLSDLKVVRRIGNLLEFVYAKDMEDFLEPTLGLCKAFLLRAVTGRKDFNYTEEPALLGVSSSEVISAADDQYGIRDIADFGSNVSVLLELCEHHGANLADVASECLILLLKSAPREATAGLLTNLQKVTVILESWSSSRGTSQLLVQRMLHSLGYACKQYISQAMILSISIPEISKIEAILSELKSSGIPALMTAASDVAMELQRLPRCI, encoded by the exons ATGAATCACTACCACGTATACGAAGCCATCGGACATGGAAAGTGCTCG ACTGTGTATAAagggaggaagaagaagaccatTGAGTACTATGCCATTAAAAGCGTCGATAAATCTCAGAAGAACAAGGTTCTTCAAGAA GTTAGAATTCTTCATTCCCTAGACCACCAAAATGTTCTGAAATTTTATTCTTG GTATGAAACTTCTGCTCACTTGTGGTTAGTTTTGGAGTACTGTGTTGGAGGAGATCTTAGAGCCTTATTACAGCAG GATGGTCAGCTACCTGAGAACTCAATTCATGATTTTGCTCATGACCTCGTGAAAGCCTTGCA GTATTTGCATTCCAAGGGAACTATTTACTGTGATTTGAAACCTTCAAACATCCTAATGGATGAGAATGGGAGGACAAAG CTATGTGATTTTGGCTTGGCTAGAAGATTGAATGAAATTTCGAAAATTCCTTCTTCCTCG TTGCCACAAGCAAAACGAGGAACACCTTCTTATATGGCTCCTGAGTTGTTTGAAGATGGAGGAGTCCATTCATATGCCTCTGATTTCTGGGCTCTTGGCTGTGTATTATACGAGTGCTATACTGGGAGACCTCCTTTTGTTGGAAGAGAATTCACTGAACTAGTAAAATCTATCCTCTCAGACCCACCTCCACCTTTGCCAGGTTCTCCTAGTCGTCCTTTTGTCAATCTAATCAATTGTTTACTGGTTAAAGATCCAGCTGAAAGAATACAGTGGTCAGAACTTTGTGGACATGCTTTTTGGAGAAGCAAGTTGACTCCAGTGCCACTACCATCTCAGCCTGCTTTTGATAACATGATAGAACTATCTGAGAAGCCATCTCTCACAGAGCGTAATGGTGATAAACCTCACCAAAATAGAACTCCTCCTAAATCTCGTGAAAAAAATGTAAAAGGAGCTCTCAAGCAAGATGAGAATTCTATTTTGGCATCAAAAGGTTCTGAGACACCTGTTAAGAATGCACCAGGTAGTCGCAGAATTCAAACAAAGGGTTCTGGCAGAGTTCTTGAAGAGAAACCAAAAAACATTTCTGGTGCTGCTAGGGGTGTGAACCTTTTAAGACTCTCAAGAATAGCAAAATTAAATTTACGGAGGGAGAATGAGAAGGAAAACTACCGAAGACCCATGTGTACTACTACTGAAAATGATTCTGAAGTCAAAATCGAGAACATTGATATGGAACTTGATTTTAATGAGAACACTGAAGATGATGGACATGACGAAGTTGATGGAACTGACAACCAATCTTGTACACCTGAAGATAAGTTGACTACTGAAAATCAGTATCAAGAAAAAGTTGAAGAGATTGAAAACACGCAGCAATCAGATGTGCCTACCCCAGATGAACCAAAAACATTGGAACATGAATCATCTCAAGATCACATTGAAGTGGCAGCAACCCCCCCACCCACCTATAGTCCTCAACTTAAAAACCAGAGGATCAAAGAAGCTGCAGGATCGGTTCTTGAGTCTGATTCTACAAAATCATCTGATAAACTTTCACAGGCTCTTTGGCATCCATCAGATCTCTCAGTCAGACCTGTAATGCCTAGTAGAAAGTCTGACAAAGTGCTCGAGGTGCTTCCTTCACTTCCCTTTGAGGCTTTGCAAACATCTGAGTTTGTAAAGATATCTAAGGAGTCTCTAGATGCATTCAATAATAAGATCATAGCCATTCTGCATGGAAATAATAGCATTATGGAGAAACAAAATGTGATCAGATACCTTGAGATGTTAAGCTCTAATGCTGATGCAGCCAATCTCTTGACCAATGGGCCAATAATGCTCATGCTGGTTAAAATGCTTCGACAGTCCAAGATATCAACCTTGCGTATCCAACTTGCGTCATTGATTGGTTTATTGATTCGACATTCCACTTTCATTGAAGACAGTTTGGCAAATTCTGGAATTTTAGGTTCACTAACAGATGGACTAAGAGATAAGCAGGAAAAAGTTAGGAGATTTTCTATGGCTGCATTAGGGGAGCTGCTATTCTATATATCCACTCAAAATGAGCACACCAAAGATAAATGTCCGTTAGAATCTCCATCGAAAGACAACAGGTCATCATCTGGCTGGCAG gtcccaaattcactaatttCATTGGTTTCATCAATTTTGCGGAAAGGAGAGGATGATATGACTCAACTCTATGCGTTGAGGACAATCGAAAACGTTTTTAGTCAAGGAGCATACTGGGTATCTCGTTTCAACAGCCAAGATGTGATAAATAACTTGTGTTATATATATAGGGCTGCTGGAAAACAGGAGAGTGTGAGGCTTACGGCAGGGTCATGTCTGGTCCGTCTTGTTTGTTTCAGCCCTCAAAGCATTCAATCAGTAGTGGATAAACTTTCTTTCAAGGACATGGCAACTGCCCTTGTCAAGGGTAGTCTACGTGAGCAGCAAATTGGATTGAACCTTTTAAATATGGCCATGAATGGAAGTCAAATGTTTACAAATGGCAGATATCTTTTACCATTGGCGGAGGATAAGAATCTTGTGCCAGGTCTTTTGTCTCTTATTGAGCAAGGAAGTGAAGTTTTGAAGGGAAAAGCACTTGTTTTTGTCGCTCTCCTATGTAAGAATGGTAGGAGATGGCTGCCGCAGTTCTTTTGCAATGCAAGACTACTTTCTGTGGTGGATAGATTGGCGAAAGAGAAGGATAGATATGTGCAGCAGTGCTTGGAAGCTTTCATAAATGTTGTTGCTTCTACTATTTCTGGGTTATTGGATATCATAACTGGAGAAATTCAACAAATTATGGGAGGGAGGCGCCATGGCCATACGGGTAACCTTTCCAGTCGAGCTGCTTCGAAGAATAATATTCAGTTACTTCCAGTGGTTCTTCATTTACTCGAAAGCTCATCTTTCAAGCGCAAGGTAGTTAATCCTCAGGTGCTGCAGCAGTTGGCAAATCTAATTAAACTTGCCGAGTCTCCATTTCAG GGTCGGGATGACTTCCAAATATCCCTCCTCAGGATACTTGAATCTATTTCAGAGGAGTCACCTGTAATTGTTGAAAGCCCTGACATTTTTATTCGTGAAATTCTACCTAGTTTGGCTGTTCTCTATAAAGGCAACAAGGATGGTGATGCCAGATTTTTGTGTCTGAAAATTTTGTTTGATGTTATGATTAATctcttaaatgaaaattttgtgGAGCATAGGTCAAAGGATTTGGAGCTTATTTCCAGTAAGCATTTCCTTCCCCTCTATCCCTCCCTTATTGAGGATGAAGATCCCATCCCCATGTATGCACAAAAGCTTCTTGTGATGCTCATCGAGtttaatatcataaaaattccggACATTCTACATCTCAAGACAGTTTCACAGTGCTTTGAGTTTTTGCTTGGTGATCTCTCAAGTGCAAATGATAGTAATGTCAAGCTTTGCCTGGCTCTAGCTTCTGCTCCCGAAATGGAATCCAAGTTACTTTCAGACTTAAAGGTAGTAAGGAGGATTGGTAATCTTTTGGAGTTTGTCTACGCTAAAGATATGGAAGATTTCCTAGAACCAACACTTGGCCTCTGCAAGGCTTTTCTTCTTCGTGCAGTCACTGGCAGGAAAGACTTCAACTACACCGAAGAGCCTGCTCTCTTAGGTGTTAGTTCTTCTGAGGTAATTAGTGCAGCAGATGATCAGTATGGTATTAGAGACATTGCGGATTTTGGAAGCAATGTTTCAGTCTTGCTGGAGTTGTGTGAACATCATGGAGCAAATTTGGCAGATGTAGCTTCTGAATGTTTGATCTTGCTACTTAAGTCAGCTCCAAGGGAAGCCACTGCTGGTTTGCTAACTAATCTACAAAAGGTCACTGTGATCCTTGAGTCATGGAGTAGTAGTAGGGGCACTTCTCAATTACTGGTGCAGAGAATGCTGCATTCTCTTGGCTATGCTTGTAAGCAATATATCTCACAAGCAATGATATTGTCTATATCCATACCAGAGATTTCAAAGATAGAAGCCATTCTTTCTGAGCTCAAGAGTTCAGGAATCCCTGCTTTAATGACTGCAGCTTCGGATGTTGCCATGGAGTTGCAGCGCCTGCCTCGTTGCATTTGA